A window from Salvelinus fontinalis isolate EN_2023a chromosome 8, ASM2944872v1, whole genome shotgun sequence encodes these proteins:
- the LOC129861283 gene encoding zinc finger protein PLAGL2-like, producing the protein MAAAAADAPRHITALTPEDEEGRAAAKLYGGTTLPRTEREREGEREERASGTLFGSQDKLRLHAFCHTGEKPFHCSQPHCTKAFSSKYKLFRHMATHSPQKTHQCSFCEKMFHRKDHLKNHLQTHDPNKEAFKCEECGKHYNTKLGYKRHVAMHSATAGDLTCKVCLQSYETTPALLEHLKSHSGKSSGGAKEKKHPCDHCDRRFYTRKDVRRHMVVHTGRKDFLCQYCAQRFGRKDHLTRHVKKSHSQELLKIKTEPPDMLGMLGSGSSPCTVKEELSPMMCSMGSNKDPTLAKPFPSGTSFPMGMYNPHHLQAMSNPGVGHHHSLMPGSLSTAMGMGCHMEPPLHHPHHPHHHHHHHYHHHHIQHSPPLPHLQQPQQHQQQQHAQPPPKYQLGSTSYLLDKPLKVEMESFLMDLQSGLPGHHSGDHHHAASSPPKEGLEHPSGLTDELCGDPLLSKNPAVIAEALCAANMDFSHLLGFLPLNLPPNLPPYNAPMSTAGLVMSYTSSTPASSSSSSSSSSSLHAAEPHTVATAAAAPLTSLQPQPPEQQGSSGCLGLGPLHTLPPVFSSSLSTTTLPRFHQAFQ; encoded by the exons ATGGCAGCTGCTGCCGCCGATGCCCCACGCCATATTACCGCACTGACGCCGGAGGACGAGGAAGGAAGAGCCGCTGCCAAGCTGTACGGAGGCACTACCCTgccacggacagagagagagagagaaggagagagggaagagcgaGCCAGTGGGACTTTGTTTGGTTCCCAGGATAAACTTCGGCTTCACGCTTTCTGTCACACGGGAGAGAAACCCTTCCACTGCTCCCAGCCACACTGCACGAAGGCCTTCAGCTCCAAATATAAACTGTTCAG GCATATGGCCACACACTCTCCGCAGAAAACTCACCAGTGCTCGTTCTGCGAGAAAATGTTTCACCGCAAAGATCACCTGAAGAACCACCTGCAGACCCATGACCCCAACAAAGAGGCCTTCAAGTGTGAGGAATGTGGCAAGCACTACAACACCAAGCTGGGCTACAAGCGTCATGTGGCCATGCATTCAGCCACGGCTGGGGACCTCACCTGTAAGGTGTGCCTGCAGAGCTACGAGACTACCCCTGCACTGCTGGAGCATCTCAAGAGCCACTCGGGCAAGTCCTCCGGAGGTGCCAAGGAGAAGAAGCACCCGTGTGACCACTGTGACCGCCGCTTCTACACACGGAAGGACGTGCGTCGCCACATGGTGGTCCACACCGGCAGAAAGGACTTCCTGTGTCAGTACTGCGCCCAGCGCTTCGGCAGGAAGGACCACCTGACGCGGCATGTGAAGAAGAGCCACTCTCAGGAGCTGCTGAAGATAAAGACGGAGCCTCCGGACATGCTAGGCATGCTGGGCTCTGGCTCCTCCCCCTGCACTGTCAAAGAGGAGCTCAGCCCCATGATGTGCAGCATGGGTTCCAACAAAGACCCCACGCTGGCCAAGCCGTTCCCCAGCGGCACCTCCTTCCCCATGGGCATGTACAACCCCCACCACCTCCAGGCCATGTCCAACCCTGGGGTGGGCCACCACCACTCTCTGATGCCTGGCTCCTTGTCCACTGCCATGGGGATGGGCTGCCACATGGagccccccctccaccacccccatcacccgcaccaccaccaccaccaccactaccatcaccaccacatccAACACTCTCCCCCGCTGCCCCACCTGCAGCAGCCCCAACAGCACCAGCAGCAACAGCACGCCCAGCCGCCGCCCAAGTACCAGCTGGGATCTACCTCATACCTGCTGGACAAGCCTCTCAAAGTGGAGATGGAGAGCTTTCTCATGGATCTGCAGAGTGGGCTGCCGGGCCACCACTCAGGCGATCATCATCATGCTGCTTCCTCGCCCCCCAAGGAGGGACTAGAGCACCCCTCAGGCCTGACAGACGAGCTGTGTGGGGACCCCCTCCTGTCCAAGAACCCTGCTGTCATCGCTGAGGCTCTGTGCGCTGCTAACATGGACTTCTCTCACCTGCTGGGCTTCCTGCCCCTCAACCTGCCCCCCAACCTGCCCCCATACAACGCCCCCATGAGCACAGCAGGGCTTGTCATGAGCTACACCTCGTCtacccctgcctcctcctcttcctcctcttcgtcatcCTCATCCTTGCATGCTGCCGAGCCCCACACCGTTGCCACAGCTGCAGCCGCACCTCTTACCTCTTTGCAACCTCAACCTCCGGAGCAGCAGGGTTCCAGCGGGTGCCTGGGTCTAGGGCCCCTGCACACTCTCCCGCCAGTGTTTAGCTCCAGCCTCAGCACGACCACCCTGCCTCGCTTTCACCAGGCCTTCCAATGA